A genomic window from Natrinema sp. HArc-T2 includes:
- the nth gene encoding endonuclease III has product MGTPRETRQAQAETVVDRLEAEYPDSTISLRYSNRLELLIAVILSAQCTDERVNTETKHIFEKYDGPEDYANAEQNELAEDLNSITYYNSKAEYIRDSCQTILEEHDGEVPDTMDELTELSGVGRKTANVVLQHGHDVVEGIVVDTHVQRLSQRLGLTEEERPERIEEELMEIVPEGYWQQFTHLCIDHGRAVCTARNPDCDDCVLADICPSEKGDSELDLASGEPW; this is encoded by the coding sequence ATGGGCACCCCACGCGAGACGCGGCAGGCACAGGCCGAGACGGTCGTTGACCGACTCGAGGCGGAATACCCCGACTCGACGATTTCGTTGCGATATTCGAATCGCCTCGAGTTGCTGATCGCGGTGATCCTCTCGGCGCAGTGTACCGACGAGCGGGTCAACACGGAAACGAAACACATCTTCGAGAAGTACGACGGCCCCGAGGACTACGCGAACGCCGAGCAGAACGAACTCGCCGAGGACCTGAACTCGATCACCTATTATAACAGCAAGGCAGAGTACATCCGCGACTCCTGTCAGACGATCCTCGAGGAGCACGACGGCGAGGTCCCGGACACGATGGATGAACTGACCGAGCTGTCGGGTGTCGGGCGGAAGACGGCGAACGTCGTCCTCCAGCACGGCCACGACGTCGTCGAGGGAATCGTCGTCGACACGCACGTCCAGCGACTCTCACAGCGACTCGGGCTGACCGAGGAGGAACGCCCCGAGCGGATCGAAGAGGAACTGATGGAAATCGTGCCCGAGGGCTACTGGCAACAGTTCACCCATCTCTGTATCGACCACGGTCGGGCGGTCTGTACGGCTCGGAATCCCGACTGTGACGACTGCGTGCTGGCGGATATCTGCCCGTCGGAGAAAGGCGACAGCGAACTCGATCTCGCGTCCGGCGAGCCATGGTGA
- a CDS encoding NAD(P)-binding oxidoreductase has translation MTRSRTFDRALVAGASGETGQELLSVLRPTDLAVRATTRSYANVDMLERHGADDVLVADFFESADAVAAVEDCDIVYCALGTPSGFRHTIGTRLVDRTGVINLITAAVGAGVSYFVLESAIGVRNSKSGLSLPARFLIHGSLSAKHDAETALRRSGLDYTIVRPGRLTNDPPSGAVVVNEGGGSFSGSIPRADVAQVMAVSPFTPDAQNRTLEVVSRDGMTSEPTTPVDIEWADDRLTVDREHRRL, from the coding sequence ATGACTCGCTCACGCACTTTCGATCGAGCCCTCGTTGCCGGTGCCAGCGGGGAGACCGGACAGGAACTCCTGTCGGTCCTGCGACCGACTGACCTCGCGGTGCGCGCGACCACGCGGTCGTACGCGAACGTCGACATGCTCGAGCGCCACGGGGCCGACGATGTGCTCGTCGCCGATTTCTTTGAGTCAGCCGACGCCGTCGCGGCGGTCGAGGACTGCGATATCGTCTACTGTGCGCTCGGAACGCCGTCGGGGTTTCGCCACACGATCGGCACCAGACTGGTCGATCGAACCGGCGTGATCAACCTCATCACCGCCGCCGTCGGAGCCGGCGTCTCCTACTTCGTCCTCGAGAGTGCGATCGGCGTCAGGAACTCGAAATCGGGGCTGTCGCTTCCAGCGCGATTCTTGATTCATGGCTCGCTGTCGGCCAAACACGACGCCGAAACGGCCCTGCGCCGGTCAGGGCTGGACTACACGATCGTCCGTCCCGGTAGGCTCACGAACGATCCACCAAGCGGTGCGGTCGTGGTCAACGAGGGTGGCGGCTCCTTCTCGGGGTCGATTCCGCGAGCCGATGTCGCACAGGTGATGGCGGTGTCGCCGTTTACGCCCGACGCGCAGAACCGAACCCTCGAGGTCGTCAGCCGCGATGGCATGACGAGCGAGCCGACTACTCCTGTCGACATCGAGTGGGCAGATGACCGCCTCACGGTCGACCGCGAACACCGCCGGCTGTAG
- a CDS encoding NuoM family protein yields the protein MMLEALIAVALVGALVTFVAPNRIAGKLAFAISLVPAALSLWLFAAFDGSGNALLDGDLAFESQAAWLEIGDYSISWFVGLDGISLPLVVLTTILCTLAIVSSWTPIDERESQFYGLILFIEAMLIGVFSALDFFLWFVFWEAVLIPMYLLIGIWGGPRRKYAAIKFFVYTNVASLVMFGSFVTLVFGLGDSVTSFGLPEIATAMLAGGPEGFFGLSGTTLASLAFIGMFLGFAVKVPVVPFHTWLPDAHVEAPTPASILLAGVLLKMGTYALLRFNFTMFPEQVEAYAVPIAAIAVISVIYGAMLALAQTDLKRIVAYSSVSSMGYVILGLVAYTQFGVGGATFQMVSHGLISGLMFMSVGVIYNATHTRMVTDMSGMADRMPIAVGVLIAGAFGYMGLPLMSGFAAEYFIFFGSFGSELLAYSALFTSLAMFGIVIVAGYLLFALQRTVFGPYRLETDYEVGRAPVHDVASMIVLLGLIITLGVAPDLIFTMITDAIDPIIQGGGL from the coding sequence ATGATGCTAGAAGCGCTTATCGCAGTCGCACTGGTCGGCGCGTTGGTCACGTTCGTCGCGCCGAATCGAATCGCTGGCAAACTCGCCTTCGCCATCAGCCTCGTGCCGGCGGCGCTGTCGCTGTGGCTGTTCGCTGCCTTCGACGGCAGCGGCAACGCCTTGCTCGACGGCGACCTGGCGTTCGAATCACAGGCGGCGTGGCTCGAGATCGGCGACTACTCGATCTCGTGGTTCGTCGGCCTCGACGGGATCAGCCTGCCGCTGGTCGTTCTGACGACGATCCTCTGTACGCTGGCGATCGTTAGCTCGTGGACGCCGATCGACGAGCGCGAGTCGCAGTTCTACGGGCTGATCCTCTTTATCGAGGCGATGTTGATCGGCGTCTTCTCGGCGCTCGATTTCTTCCTGTGGTTCGTCTTCTGGGAGGCAGTTCTGATCCCGATGTACCTGCTGATCGGCATCTGGGGCGGCCCGCGTCGCAAGTACGCCGCGATCAAGTTCTTCGTCTACACGAACGTGGCGTCGCTGGTGATGTTCGGGTCGTTCGTCACGCTCGTCTTCGGGCTCGGCGACTCGGTCACCTCCTTTGGGCTGCCCGAGATCGCGACCGCGATGCTCGCCGGCGGTCCCGAGGGCTTCTTCGGCTTGAGCGGGACGACGCTCGCGTCGCTTGCGTTCATCGGCATGTTCCTCGGCTTTGCGGTGAAGGTGCCAGTGGTGCCGTTCCACACGTGGCTCCCGGACGCTCACGTCGAGGCCCCCACGCCAGCGTCGATTCTGCTGGCCGGCGTGCTGCTGAAGATGGGGACCTATGCCCTGCTTCGGTTCAACTTCACGATGTTCCCCGAGCAGGTCGAAGCATACGCGGTGCCGATCGCGGCGATCGCCGTCATCAGCGTCATCTACGGCGCGATGTTGGCACTCGCCCAGACCGACCTCAAACGGATCGTCGCGTATTCGTCCGTCTCGTCGATGGGCTACGTCATCCTCGGACTGGTCGCGTACACCCAGTTCGGGGTCGGCGGCGCGACCTTCCAGATGGTCTCCCACGGCCTGATCTCCGGACTGATGTTCATGTCGGTCGGCGTCATCTACAACGCGACCCACACCCGGATGGTCACCGATATGTCCGGGATGGCAGACCGGATGCCGATCGCCGTCGGCGTGTTGATCGCCGGCGCGTTCGGCTACATGGGGCTGCCGCTGATGAGCGGCTTCGCCGCCGAGTACTTCATCTTCTTCGGCTCGTTCGGCTCTGAGCTGCTCGCATACTCGGCGCTGTTTACCTCGTTGGCGATGTTCGGCATCGTCATCGTCGCGGGCTACCTGCTGTTCGCGCTCCAGCGGACGGTGTTCGGACCGTATCGACTCGAGACCGACTACGAGGTCGGTCGCGCCCCCGTCCACGACGTCGCGTCGATGATCGTCCTGCTGGGACTGATCATCACCCTCGGCGTGGCCCCTGACCTGATCTTCACCATGATAACAGATGCGATCGATCCGATCATTCAGGGAGGTGGACTCTGA
- a CDS encoding NAD(+)/NADH kinase, producing the protein MDAAWSAGEEPVVGVIDGQADATDAIEISDRLESVADVTIVSDEVDAVLEAEPSVLVAIGEAPLAALARAAVDIPVLPVGQVSGIESVDHGCVPDTLEAIIGGDAVSRPQPVLGVSLESTDTVVSDRALFDVTLVTDEPARISEYAVHSRGQSVATFRADGVVAATPAGSHGYASTVDAPQVSAAIDAIAVAPIGPFVTQTRQWVLPDDDLAFTVERNENDVCLVVDDRSIGTVTMDARVTVSVTDTLSTLVVPEA; encoded by the coding sequence ATGGATGCCGCGTGGAGCGCCGGCGAAGAGCCCGTCGTCGGCGTCATCGATGGCCAAGCGGACGCGACCGACGCCATCGAAATCAGTGACCGCCTCGAGTCGGTCGCCGACGTGACGATCGTCAGCGACGAAGTCGACGCCGTGCTCGAGGCGGAGCCGTCGGTGCTGGTTGCAATCGGCGAAGCGCCGCTGGCAGCGCTCGCGCGGGCCGCTGTCGACATCCCAGTTCTTCCGGTCGGACAGGTCTCGGGCATCGAGTCGGTCGACCACGGGTGCGTGCCCGACACGCTCGAGGCGATCATCGGCGGCGACGCCGTCAGTCGTCCACAGCCCGTACTGGGTGTCAGCCTCGAGTCGACCGACACCGTTGTCAGCGATCGTGCGCTGTTCGATGTGACGCTCGTCACCGACGAACCGGCGCGGATCTCCGAATACGCAGTCCACAGTCGCGGCCAGTCCGTCGCGACGTTTCGCGCCGACGGCGTCGTCGCGGCGACGCCCGCCGGCAGCCACGGCTACGCCAGCACCGTCGACGCCCCGCAGGTCTCGGCGGCGATCGACGCGATCGCAGTCGCCCCGATCGGGCCGTTCGTCACCCAGACGCGTCAGTGGGTCCTCCCCGACGACGACCTCGCGTTTACTGTCGAGCGCAACGAAAACGACGTCTGTCTCGTCGTCGACGACCGATCGATCGGGACGGTGACGATGGACGCACGGGTCACCGTCTCCGTTACCGATACGCTCTCGACGCTGGTCGTTCCGGAGGCGTGA
- a CDS encoding NADH-quinone oxidoreductase subunit N, with protein sequence MALVQLPEWAALAPALLLAGTALVLFLFDSINPGSTNRALLAGTAVAGSLASLAVAVWYLAAGVGATGIENYGVVDVMNGQFVVDQLALYFMIIISIVTALVAVASYDYLRDHTYQAEYYSLVILAATGMSMIAVSNSLVTIFIALELTSLPSYALVAILKDNRGSVEAGLKYFLIGALSSAIFVYGVSLVYGATGSLQLEAVADNLSAAGEMGGLLGLGILMLIGGVAFKTASVPFHFWAPEAYEGAPAPISAFLSSASKAAGFVLAIRVFTTAFPLEATTAVIGVDWTVAFVILAIVTMTLGNFAAATQENVKRMLAYSSIGHAGYVLIGLAALSTEAGDLVMGAAMMHLLVYGFMNTGAFLFVALAEYWGVGPTFEDYNGLSKQAPFASAAMAVFMFSLAGVPPFGGFWSKYLLYTETVNAAADNTILLVLAAALVVNSALSLYYYSRLVKALWIEEPLLDRDRLAQPTGLYAAIIAAAVMTVVILPAFDPIASAALEAAAAVVG encoded by the coding sequence ATGGCACTCGTCCAACTTCCCGAGTGGGCGGCACTCGCTCCGGCGCTGCTTCTGGCAGGGACGGCACTCGTGCTCTTCCTGTTCGATAGCATCAATCCGGGATCGACGAACCGCGCGTTGCTTGCTGGCACCGCCGTCGCCGGCTCGCTAGCCTCGCTCGCCGTCGCCGTCTGGTATCTCGCTGCCGGCGTCGGTGCGACCGGGATCGAAAACTACGGCGTCGTCGACGTCATGAACGGCCAGTTCGTCGTCGACCAGTTGGCGCTGTACTTCATGATCATCATCTCGATCGTCACCGCCCTCGTCGCAGTGGCGAGCTACGACTACCTGCGCGATCACACCTACCAGGCCGAGTACTACTCGCTGGTCATCCTCGCGGCGACCGGGATGTCGATGATCGCGGTCTCGAACAGCCTCGTGACGATCTTCATCGCACTCGAGCTGACGAGCCTGCCGTCGTACGCGCTGGTCGCGATCCTGAAAGACAACCGCGGCAGCGTCGAAGCCGGCCTCAAGTACTTCCTGATCGGTGCGCTGTCGTCGGCGATCTTCGTCTACGGTGTCTCGCTGGTCTACGGTGCGACCGGCTCGCTGCAACTCGAGGCCGTCGCGGATAACCTCAGTGCAGCCGGCGAGATGGGTGGCCTCCTCGGGCTTGGCATCCTCATGCTGATCGGCGGGGTCGCGTTCAAGACTGCGAGCGTCCCGTTCCACTTCTGGGCCCCCGAGGCCTACGAGGGTGCCCCAGCACCGATCTCGGCATTCCTCTCGTCGGCCTCGAAGGCCGCCGGCTTCGTGCTCGCGATCCGCGTGTTCACGACGGCGTTCCCGCTCGAGGCGACGACTGCCGTCATCGGCGTCGACTGGACGGTGGCGTTCGTCATCCTCGCGATCGTCACGATGACGCTCGGGAACTTCGCGGCGGCGACCCAGGAGAACGTCAAGCGGATGCTCGCGTACTCCTCGATCGGGCACGCTGGCTACGTGCTGATCGGGCTGGCGGCCCTCTCGACTGAGGCCGGCGACCTCGTCATGGGCGCGGCCATGATGCACCTGCTGGTTTATGGCTTCATGAACACGGGTGCGTTCCTGTTCGTCGCGCTGGCCGAGTACTGGGGCGTCGGTCCCACGTTCGAGGATTACAACGGCCTCTCGAAACAGGCACCCTTCGCCTCGGCGGCGATGGCCGTGTTCATGTTCAGCCTCGCCGGCGTGCCGCCGTTTGGCGGCTTCTGGAGCAAGTACCTGCTCTACACCGAGACGGTCAACGCGGCCGCGGACAACACGATCTTGCTCGTCCTCGCCGCCGCGCTCGTCGTCAACAGCGCACTCTCGCTGTACTACTACTCGCGGCTGGTCAAGGCGCTCTGGATCGAGGAGCCGCTTCTCGACCGGGATCGTCTCGCTCAGCCGACCGGGCTCTACGCGGCGATCATCGCCGCTGCCGTGATGACGGTCGTCATCCTGCCGGCGTTCGATCCGATCGCGTCTGCCGCACTCGAGGCGGCAGCAGCGGTCGTGGGCTAA
- a CDS encoding DHH family phosphoesterase produces the protein MVFRLVLGCGTVCRKVTEQVAERDGRVLVITDDESAVETLRDESVPARHADPTDPDTIATVDRPDVIFVAGDRTDGNRTALEHARDQFPAVSIVAYLGGNATTADRDRFAELADHVVDPTEALADRTLEGTANASAEAAIDLRASLAGIDGRLAVVTHDNPDPDALASAVALVDIADSVGVDADACYFGDISHQENRAMVNLLDLDLRNMASDDPLTDYSAFALVDHSRPGVNDQLPADLHVDIVIDHHPPRGPVPGEFVDLRQGAGATSTVLTEYLEHFDLAFDSATATALLYGIRVDTNDFTREVSPADFRAASVLFPHVDTSLLRQIEQPSLEGETLETIARAIKNRTERESVAVASVNRISDRDALPQAADQLLAMGGIETTLVFGFDDEMVYLSARSRAADVDLGETLRDAFDRIGSAGGHADMAGAQLEIGILGSADDEEEVESIVSIVEEVIINRFFEALETRPGVPVGAYTQTSEWLFTQRGGSEDGESA, from the coding sequence ATGGTTTTCCGGCTCGTGCTCGGCTGCGGGACCGTCTGTCGGAAGGTGACCGAACAGGTCGCCGAGCGCGACGGTCGCGTGCTCGTCATCACCGACGATGAGAGCGCCGTCGAGACGTTACGCGACGAGAGCGTGCCCGCCCGCCACGCGGATCCGACCGATCCCGACACCATTGCGACCGTCGACCGACCAGACGTAATCTTCGTCGCCGGCGACCGGACCGACGGAAACCGGACCGCACTCGAGCACGCGCGTGACCAGTTCCCTGCCGTCTCGATTGTGGCCTATCTGGGCGGGAACGCGACGACTGCGGACCGCGATCGGTTCGCGGAGCTGGCGGATCACGTCGTCGATCCGACGGAGGCGTTAGCCGACCGCACGCTCGAGGGGACGGCGAACGCGTCGGCTGAAGCGGCGATCGACCTGCGTGCATCGCTTGCGGGGATCGACGGTCGACTGGCGGTCGTAACCCACGACAATCCAGATCCGGACGCGCTTGCGAGTGCGGTTGCACTCGTCGATATCGCCGACTCCGTCGGCGTCGACGCAGACGCCTGTTACTTCGGCGACATCTCCCATCAGGAAAACCGGGCGATGGTCAACTTACTCGACCTGGACCTCCGAAACATGGCGTCGGACGACCCGTTGACGGACTATTCGGCGTTCGCGTTAGTCGACCACTCTCGACCCGGCGTCAACGATCAGTTGCCAGCCGACCTCCACGTCGATATCGTCATCGACCACCACCCGCCTCGCGGGCCGGTCCCCGGCGAGTTCGTCGACCTCCGGCAGGGGGCGGGCGCAACCAGTACCGTCCTGACCGAGTACCTCGAGCACTTCGATCTCGCGTTCGACTCGGCGACGGCGACGGCACTGTTGTACGGCATTCGCGTCGATACGAACGACTTTACGCGGGAAGTCTCACCTGCCGATTTCCGGGCTGCCTCAGTGTTGTTTCCCCACGTCGACACGTCGCTGCTGCGCCAGATCGAACAACCCTCGCTCGAGGGCGAGACCCTCGAGACGATCGCGCGGGCGATCAAAAACCGAACCGAACGAGAGTCGGTCGCCGTTGCCAGCGTCAATCGGATCAGCGACCGGGACGCGTTACCGCAGGCTGCAGACCAGTTGCTGGCGATGGGGGGGATCGAGACGACACTCGTCTTCGGGTTCGACGACGAGATGGTGTATCTCTCGGCGCGGTCGCGGGCCGCGGATGTCGACCTCGGCGAGACGCTCAGGGACGCGTTCGATCGAATCGGCAGCGCCGGCGGTCACGCCGACATGGCCGGCGCCCAACTCGAGATCGGTATTCTGGGCAGTGCCGACGACGAGGAGGAAGTCGAATCGATCGTCAGCATCGTCGAAGAGGTGATCATCAACCGCTTTTTCGAGGCGCTCGAGACACGACCGGGAGTTCCGGTCGGAGCCTACACGCAGACCAGCGAGTGGCTGTTCACCCAGCGCGGTGGGTCGGAAGACGGCGAGTCGGCGTAA
- a CDS encoding M28 family peptidase, with translation MTAWISSIFESDVGWDHLESLVDIGNRMAGSEGEREAAELTRDVLAAAGARNVRLEPFEIQGWTRGDSAITAGDTTQDCIALPRSPDDRVTGPLVDLGYGLPADFEATDLEGAIVMVRSDVPDYYDRYLHRREKYYHAVENGAVGFIYRNHVEGCLPPTGSVGTDADPIGEIPAVGVSSEVGARLARRFDGDSITLAVEADIQPAESQNIRAELGPDTDERVLVTSHVDAHDIAEGAMDNGAGTAMVVELANALAAREDDLETRVEFVAFGAEEVGLVGSTRYAEAVDADAIKAVVNNDGVVNDRTLELVTHGFDSLADVTDEIAERYDHPIETVPTLGPHSDHWPFVVEGIPGCYVRSVSEGAGRGWGHTFADTIEKLEPRTLREQAILLTAYVVALAREDVTVDHRSPDAIAADLEAQDLAEGMKITGDWPYDE, from the coding sequence ATGACTGCCTGGATCAGCTCGATCTTCGAGAGCGACGTCGGCTGGGACCATCTCGAGTCTCTCGTCGACATTGGCAACCGCATGGCCGGCAGCGAGGGCGAACGCGAGGCTGCCGAACTGACCCGGGATGTACTGGCCGCCGCCGGGGCGCGAAACGTCCGCCTCGAGCCCTTTGAGATACAGGGCTGGACCCGCGGCGACAGCGCGATCACGGCCGGCGACACGACACAGGACTGCATCGCGCTGCCGCGCAGTCCCGACGACCGCGTCACCGGGCCGCTGGTCGACCTCGGCTACGGCCTCCCCGCGGACTTCGAGGCGACCGACCTCGAGGGCGCGATCGTCATGGTCCGCAGCGATGTCCCCGACTACTACGACCGGTACCTCCACCGCCGAGAGAAATACTATCACGCCGTCGAGAACGGTGCTGTCGGCTTTATTTATCGCAATCACGTCGAGGGGTGTCTGCCGCCGACCGGCAGCGTTGGGACTGACGCGGACCCGATCGGCGAGATTCCGGCTGTCGGCGTCTCGAGCGAGGTCGGCGCGCGACTGGCCCGCCGATTCGACGGCGACTCGATCACGCTCGCCGTCGAGGCCGACATTCAACCCGCCGAGAGCCAAAACATCCGCGCCGAACTCGGCCCCGACACCGACGAGCGCGTGCTCGTGACGAGCCACGTCGACGCCCACGACATCGCCGAGGGTGCGATGGACAACGGCGCCGGCACCGCGATGGTGGTCGAACTCGCGAACGCGCTGGCCGCCCGTGAGGACGACCTCGAGACCCGCGTCGAGTTCGTCGCCTTCGGTGCCGAAGAGGTCGGTCTGGTTGGCTCGACCCGGTACGCCGAGGCGGTCGACGCCGATGCGATCAAAGCGGTGGTCAACAACGACGGCGTCGTCAACGATCGGACGCTCGAGCTCGTCACGCACGGCTTCGACTCGCTCGCGGATGTCACAGACGAGATCGCCGAGCGATACGACCACCCGATCGAGACGGTGCCGACGCTCGGCCCCCACAGCGATCACTGGCCGTTCGTCGTCGAGGGCATCCCCGGCTGTTACGTCAGATCGGTTTCCGAGGGCGCGGGCCGGGGCTGGGGACACACGTTCGCCGATACGATCGAGAAACTCGAGCCCCGAACCCTGCGTGAGCAGGCGATCCTCCTGACCGCGTACGTCGTCGCACTCGCCCGCGAAGACGTGACCGTCGACCACCGCTCGCCCGACGCCATCGCAGCCGACCTCGAAGCACAGGACCTCGCCGAAGGTATGAAGATCACCGGCGACTGGCCCTACGACGAGTAA
- a CDS encoding polyprenyl synthetase family protein produces MRETLADWRPAIDEAIADLVPREIDADYLETFFGPPTYEYDATGIESALSTPLWDLLDRGGKRWRAVLLLVFVEGFGEDPAEYLPYACIPELLHNGTIIVDDVEDGATIRRGEPALHHVYGQDIALNVGNAMYFLPLKVIAQNPASLPADRRLAAYEMLMDELNRTHLGQGMDICWHNDHDHQVSTDEYLEMCACKTGCLGRIVARLAAIITDQPDELEEAVATYAELTAVAFQIGDDILDVEHSLGRAGEFGKEFGNDIREGKQTLLVIHAMAESDPVRARRLQTILEAEDNTDDEIHEALTILEETGSIEYARECALELAADARAAIDVVDFDAETTRKLEEFTEFVIERDV; encoded by the coding sequence ATGCGGGAGACGCTTGCCGACTGGCGACCGGCCATCGACGAGGCGATCGCCGACCTCGTCCCACGCGAGATTGATGCGGACTATCTCGAGACGTTCTTCGGCCCGCCGACCTACGAGTACGATGCCACTGGCATCGAGAGTGCGCTATCGACGCCGCTGTGGGATCTACTCGATCGTGGTGGGAAACGGTGGCGTGCGGTCCTCCTTCTGGTCTTCGTCGAGGGATTCGGCGAGGATCCCGCCGAGTACCTCCCCTACGCCTGCATTCCCGAACTCCTGCACAACGGGACGATCATCGTCGACGACGTCGAAGACGGTGCGACGATCCGGCGGGGCGAGCCAGCGCTGCACCACGTTTACGGGCAAGATATCGCGCTCAACGTCGGGAACGCGATGTACTTCCTGCCGCTGAAAGTCATCGCGCAGAATCCGGCCAGCCTGCCAGCTGACCGACGTCTGGCTGCCTACGAGATGCTAATGGACGAACTCAACCGTACCCATCTCGGGCAAGGGATGGACATCTGCTGGCACAACGACCACGACCACCAGGTCAGCACCGACGAGTACCTCGAGATGTGTGCGTGCAAGACCGGCTGCCTCGGACGGATCGTCGCCCGGCTGGCCGCAATCATCACCGACCAACCCGACGAGCTCGAGGAGGCCGTCGCCACGTACGCCGAGCTGACCGCCGTCGCATTCCAGATCGGCGACGACATCTTGGACGTCGAACACTCGCTGGGCCGGGCCGGTGAGTTCGGCAAGGAATTCGGCAACGACATCCGCGAGGGCAAGCAGACGCTACTTGTCATCCACGCGATGGCAGAAAGCGACCCGGTGCGTGCCCGACGGCTGCAGACAATTCTCGAGGCCGAGGACAACACCGACGACGAAATCCACGAGGCCCTCACAATCTTAGAGGAGACCGGCAGCATCGAGTACGCCCGCGAGTGTGCCCTCGAGCTGGCTGCCGACGCGCGGGCGGCGATCGACGTGGTGGACTTCGACGCCGAGACGACACGGAAACTCGAGGAGTTCACGGAGTTCGTCATCGAGCGCGACGTATAG
- a CDS encoding CBS domain-containing protein, which produces MEVVSDRTKPRVKDYMTRDVATVSPDETVGEVAKRIAESEEHSGFPVCERRRVEGFISARDLLLADDDDPIFKIMATELLVAHPEMKVNDAARVILRSGIQKLPVVDDAGNLVGIISNADVIRSQIERATPEKVGKLMRTLEQIHEIDLTEERRTVPLSELTPTQGRVYADELEGRRYELERGLAEPLVVIDNGGTLLLADGHHRVLAADRLEIHEVDAYVIVIDQEIELGMAQTAEKENLSRIDDIEVVDYARHPLVQTTKRLQSNGGDGDGAN; this is translated from the coding sequence ATGGAGGTCGTGTCGGACCGGACGAAGCCCCGGGTCAAAGACTACATGACGCGCGATGTCGCGACAGTGTCGCCCGACGAAACGGTCGGCGAGGTCGCGAAGCGAATCGCCGAGAGCGAGGAACACAGCGGCTTTCCCGTCTGCGAGCGCCGCCGCGTCGAGGGGTTCATCAGCGCCCGCGACCTGCTGCTTGCGGACGACGACGATCCGATCTTCAAGATCATGGCGACGGAGTTGCTGGTCGCCCACCCCGAGATGAAGGTCAACGATGCCGCCCGGGTCATCCTCCGGTCGGGCATCCAGAAACTCCCCGTCGTCGACGACGCGGGCAACCTCGTGGGGATCATCTCGAACGCTGATGTCATCCGCAGTCAGATCGAGCGCGCGACGCCCGAAAAAGTCGGCAAACTGATGCGGACCTTAGAACAGATCCACGAGATCGACCTGACCGAGGAGCGTCGCACCGTCCCGCTCTCGGAGCTGACGCCCACACAGGGCCGAGTGTACGCCGACGAACTCGAGGGGCGGCGCTACGAACTCGAGCGCGGACTGGCCGAGCCGCTGGTAGTCATCGACAACGGCGGAACGCTGTTGCTCGCCGACGGCCACCACCGCGTGCTCGCGGCCGACCGACTCGAAATCCACGAGGTGGACGCCTACGTCATCGTCATCGATCAGGAGATCGAGTTGGGAATGGCACAGACGGCCGAAAAGGAGAACTTATCGCGGATCGACGATATCGAGGTCGTCGACTACGCGCGCCATCCGCTCGTCCAGACGACGAAGCGACTCCAGTCCAACGGCGGAGACGGCGACGGAGCCAACTAA